From Kamptonema formosum PCC 6407, a single genomic window includes:
- a CDS encoding metal ABC transporter substrate-binding protein: MSRNKAFTVQLAIASSILIGLGACTKLNNNLPAADSVEPQANLQAQKGKKVILTTFTVLADMAQNVAGDKAVVESLIKSGAEIHGYEPTPSDLVRGKQADLILDNGLELERWAAKYYTNLSKVPHITLSEGIKPVAIAEDAYKGKPNPHAWMSPQNALIYVENIRKALVKLDPINAKSYNENARIYSQKIRDIDQKLKQEIAVVPQSKRYMVSCEGAFSYLTRDYGLKEVYIWPVNSEQQATPKQVEKAINTVKTNQIPVVFCESTVNNEVQKQVAKEANAKFGGVFYVDSLSPPNGPASTYLKLLEHNVTMLIQGLQGKL, encoded by the coding sequence ATGTCACGGAACAAAGCATTTACTGTCCAGTTAGCGATCGCCAGCTCGATCTTAATCGGTTTAGGAGCTTGTACCAAACTTAACAATAACCTCCCTGCTGCTGACTCCGTTGAGCCACAAGCCAATCTGCAAGCCCAAAAAGGGAAAAAAGTGATTTTGACCACCTTCACCGTCCTAGCAGATATGGCTCAGAACGTCGCGGGAGATAAAGCTGTAGTCGAATCTTTAATCAAGTCGGGGGCAGAAATTCATGGCTATGAACCTACGCCTAGTGACTTAGTGCGGGGAAAACAGGCAGATTTGATACTAGATAATGGTTTGGAGCTCGAACGTTGGGCCGCTAAGTATTATACTAATTTATCTAAAGTACCGCACATTACTTTAAGTGAGGGGATTAAGCCTGTTGCGATCGCTGAAGATGCTTACAAGGGAAAGCCTAATCCCCATGCTTGGATGTCTCCGCAAAATGCCTTAATTTATGTTGAAAATATTCGGAAAGCGTTAGTCAAACTAGATCCTATTAATGCCAAATCCTACAATGAAAACGCTAGGATCTACAGCCAAAAAATTCGAGATATTGACCAAAAACTTAAACAAGAAATTGCTGTTGTTCCTCAATCTAAGCGATATATGGTTAGTTGCGAGGGAGCATTTTCTTACCTCACCCGCGATTATGGGTTGAAAGAGGTTTATATTTGGCCAGTCAACTCCGAGCAGCAAGCTACACCTAAGCAGGTTGAAAAGGCGATTAATACCGTTAAAACTAATCAAATTCCAGTAGTCTTTTGTGAAAGCACTGTTAATAATGAAGTTCAAAAGCAGGTTGCGAAAGAGGCAAATGCTAAGTTTGGAGGAGTATTTTATGTAGATTCTCTATCTCCCCCTAACGGCCCAGCTTCTACTTATTTAAAACTCCTAGAACACAATGTAACAATGTTAATTCAAGGATTGCAAGGCAAATTGTAA